The genomic segment agctcagcaccagccGAGCTGGGTACAGCCCGGAGCAGGAGGAGCATGGCAGGGACAGGCAGCTGGTGTTACCAAGCTCAAGTGTCAGATAGCTAAATGGGGAAGAACTTGTCTGCACTGCCTCAGCTTGCTGCTACAGGGTGTGACATGCTGCCTCAAGGCATCATTAGGGGTCTGGCACCCACCCCATTGCCAGCAAGGATATCCATACACAGGCTCAGCCCGCCCTGCATAGGGCAAGCACGCAAGCACATGCAGTTAGTGCCATTACCTCTTGCATCTTGGGGTAGGAGTGGGCAGAAGGAGAAGCTAAGGAGGCAGCTGCTCCTAGTGGGGGACTCAGGGGCTTAgttccctccagcagctcataAGGCTCTGAAATATGGAGGGTTTCCTGTGGGAAGGCAAAGATCACATAGGCGAGGCACGCAGAGGCAGAAGGCtcatagcagcagcagcagcccacatGCCCAGGTAGGCAGTAGGACATTGAGGCACGAGGGCACCCCGCCATACAGGAGCAGGCTGGgaagcactgcagccccagcttGGTCAGAGCCAGACTGgaaagtgctctgcagctgtgctaTCCCCTCTCCTGAGGGCACCCCACCATGCCACCCACTAACAACACGTGCTGGCACAGGGCTCCTGCAGTCTGCCCAGgctcctgcagcatcccagcagtCTGACAcgggagatgctgctgctcccaagCCCACTTATGTTGcatttccctccctcccaaCTTGATGTCAgtccctgcagcccacagacaAGCCTGGAGTAGTGCAAGTGCCCAGCTTTAGACAGATGGCACTGGGAAGCAGAGGAACTGCTGCAGACATAAACTGCAGTGCCCCAGTCTTGTCCCTGGGGATGGGAACAGCCCAGCACACAGGAGAGCAGCTCTCAGGACAGTGCCCCATCTCCCCAGTTACCTCTTTGAGAGCTGAGGACATCTTTGGGAAGCTCCTGCCACCTGTGACAAGCTGGTACCGTCTCTCCAGAGACGCAAGCTTCTCCTTCTCCTGAGCACACAAcaagagcagagagaggaggaaggtTATCATCATGTGGTGGCCAGGCCCCATCTCACACCTTAACAGCCAACCCCTGCTGCAAGAGGAGGCaggatcccctctcagcctaATCAGCAACATCTGCAAGGTGGGATGCTGCAGTGACCTGTGACCCCCTGGGAGCATTTTGCACGCTCAGGCACCCATGTTGCAAGCATGCAAGACCAGGGAGTGTGTGACAACCCTCTGGCCCTAGACGTAAGCCTTACCTTCTGGAGGAGCCGCAGGACATCGTTCCTCTCCTGGGCCAGGCGTTCAGCCTCCTGGGCACTCTGCAGCCggatctgggcagcctgagcatCCAGTGCAGCCACCCGCTCCTGGGGATGGGCAAGGGCTGAGCTGGCGGTAGGGGAAGCTTGGCAGCGTGGCTGGGCTGGGGACATGGGGTGCTACGGACATGGGGTGCTGGGAACATGAGTGCTGAGGAGCAACTCACAAGGGACTGATGCCCTGTGTCCCTACCTTCCTGCGGGCGATGCTGCGGTGGTactcagccctgctctgcaggagctgctggctccGCGTCTCACGCTCCTCTTCCAGCCGGCTCTCCCTTTCCAGTTGCTGGAACTCCAGGTCCTCAAAGAGCTTGGTTTCCGTCTCCAGGGCCTCTGCTTCCTTCAGACACACAATGGGGTGGCCACTCACTCCCTTGCCTCAGTGCAAAGGTGGTGGAGGAGGCACTGGGCACAGATCCCATGGGATGAGCTTCTCGCAATGGCTGGGAGCTGCATCCAGATCAGCTGCTCCCACCTGATCCCATCCAGCCTACGGTGAtgctctgccaggctgcagagccagaAAATGCCCCGTGCTAGCAGCATCACCATTGCCAAGCAGCACGCAGGGAGCATGGCAAGCACCCATGTCACCAAGCTGATGGCAAATCCACCACAGACCAGCACCACAACAGACAAATGCCTTTGGCCCCCCAGCCTTTAAATAATgtggcatcctgggatgctgGCACTCAACTCAGTGTCTGCAAACACCGTCCTGGCAGAGCTCTCACTGCAAGAACACACTTCCCATGCCCCAGGAAAGGGACCACCACCACTCCATGGCCACATAGAGTGCAGTGCACGCAGGGCAGCTGCCAGGGCTCCTGCACACCAGGACCACTGAGCATCCCTGAGCATCCCATCACATTCTGCGGGCAGCACCTGCTATCACCCAGACCCATGTCAAATGCAGGAGCATCCACCACCAGCCTGGAAAGGGGACGCAAGCAGTTGTGTGCTAGAGCTGTGCAGCGAGGGCTGCTTCAGCCACAGACTGAGGAGAGCCAGCAGCTACCAGAAAATACCagataatgggaaaaaatgctgcagaccGATGCTAACATAAACTGACAGTGCTGTGTAAATAAACACTCGCAGGAAATAGCtggaagcacacacacacagggacacagagcTCCCTGGCGCTCCCCTCTCGAGAAGCAGCCTGGGGACGGCACCCTGGGAGAACAGGGACCAACTTCCACAGGCAGTGCCCAGCCGGACACACGGACACAGCGACGCCTCCACACCTCAGAGATGCTCAGCATCTGGAcgcagagcactgcagctcgTGGGCAGGCGGGCAGGGCACAGCCCGGCTCTGTGAGCCCACGTGTGGGGCGGATCCCATTGCATGGGGTCAAGAAGGACCCCAGCAGAGGACACCACGCTCAACGTGGGGCTGTGCTGCGGGGCACATGGCTCCTCCTCAGCATGCTTGGGGCAGATCCGTGCTCGTGCCCTGCCCGGTCCGGAGCCAGCACCGTGCCATGGGGCCGGGTGAGCAGCAAGCTTACCAACACGGCGCCAGCCTCCTCCGGCCCGGCTGCGATGCTCTCAGTGCGGCCCCAGCTGCCAGGGAAGAGCTGGCCTAAGCTGGAGCGGAGGGAGGTGGGCCATggtccaggaggggtgggggTGAGACACTGACCCTTCGCATCTGCTCCCGCAACTGCTCCCGCATTGACTCAGGGCAGTTATCAAGGTGGCTCTTCGACTCATTGTAAAGCGCCCGGAGTTTCTCTAGCTCCTTCCTTTCAGCATCAATCTTTGCCCTTTCCTAAATTAGgggagaacaaaacagaacgaaaacaaaacaaaacaaaacaaaacaaagaaaaaaaaaaacagaaaagggaaacaaaaaaaaaaaaaagagagaaaacacacTTCTCAAATCCGCGCcatgcagaagctgcaggatTAGACAGGGGTCAGCCAGAGAGGGGCATTTACCAAGAGACTGAGAGAGCAAAAGCCGTGAGAACCCTGGGCTGGGCAGCGTTACAGAGGTTATGACCAGCCCTGGACCTCTGTCTCATGTTTCCATGCCAAAGACTTAAGGACAGTGGAAAGATCAATGTTGACCTGGCTTTGCAACTTGGGTTAAGTCATCCTAATCCTGCACATTGCCATCAAAGGACTCCAGGAGCTGCCAGAGGCCCTTGCTTTACCACACAGCCATCCTCACAACCACCACCAGAGCCTTCTGTTAACGTGCCCAAAAcccaggatgctgctggcagccagagcAGCTCCAGTGCGGCGGCGATGTGGCTGCtgtgcatctctgcagcagcGTGGCTGCCTGTTGGGCAATAGGAGACCAAAGTCTGTGCTGTCCTTGTGGAGCTGCTTGGGCTGTTCTTCAGCACGTTAGTGGCAGGGCAGATGCACAACAAATGCTTGTTTCTGTCCACAGTCCGTGCAGCCAGAGACACCCGGCTGGCAGGGCACCACATGTAACCCCAGTTtgagctgctgagagcagggaGCACAAAAAGGACTGGGAATCCCAGCTCTCTGTCCTGCAGGCTTTCTGCCAGGACAACCCCCTGGCACATCAGACTGTGCGCTGCTGCATTTTTGTGCATTGCTCAAACAAGGAAAGCCCCATCCTTGCTGGAACATTACTTAGAAATCCTGAAAATTCCTGCAATCCTGGGAAGGAATCTTGTCCATGAGTATTTTGCCTCAAGGTCTTGTCTCACAAGCACCTTTGCTCACTTGGGCTTCTACTGGAtttgctgctgcccagcatTCAGGTAACAGTGCTGTGTTGTCTGTGTATGTGCCTACATCGTCCCCCTCTGAGGACTGTCTTTGCACACCAAAGCAGCCACATCTCAGTGGCAATGGCTCTGGTGGCACCAGCATGTCCCACAGCTGCCCCTGCCCTTCTCCCACTTGGCACTGAAGACACATCCCTGGAGTGGTGCAGGATCCCCCTACCCCCTTGGGGAGCTGACTCCTGCTCCCTccagcacaggagcacagtgagCCGAGGCCATCCCTCCCTCCTGGGCACAGATGTGGGGGCAAAGTGGACAGAGGATGCAGAGGTGGATGGGACATGCTGCTGCCCCACGCTCCAGACCTGGCTGTGAGTGGGGAGAGCAGAGGTGTCAGAGGTTAGtgacagagctcagagcagccaCTGTTAGAGCCAGTTAGTGCAGACTGAATAGGAAAGCAGGTGGTTAAGTCAACTGAGACTCTTGGAATGAGGCTTCTTTTTGCTCCTCTCCTAGCGCTGCACAACGCAGTCTTTCACTAGAGAAAACGCCTGCAAACGGTCAGaaaatcaaaaacaaaccacaaatcCCCAgcgctgcagcagtgctgctgggtgtgctggtggcagctcagccccacacgGCCCCAATTGCACACAGGCACTGAGCAATGCACGTCGGGGTCTCACAGCCTGAGACCAATCACAGGGAGGCGAGACGTGGTCTGCCCTCCCACCAGGACTGCAAAAAGAATCCAGGcccaggaaggagcagcaggagcacaccctgcagcccagagctgctgctcagcatcctgcagggAGCTCCTGGCCAAAGCTGCAAAATGCTCAGAAGAGAACAATCCAGCCACCTCTAGCATTACAGATGCTCAAGCAGTCACCACCACTGTGTGTGACCAAAGCATCCCCGCGGGCAGCAGAGCCAGTGGGCCTGCTGCAAACCTCAGCTTGCAGGAAGGCTGTgagctgggcagtgctgaggCCTCATGGTCAGTGCtagggcagccctgcagcaccgaTCCTGACAGTGAGACTGACAGCACATccccagcatctgcctctgccCTCCTCTGGCAGGGCTGAGGGACACCACGCCAATACCAagcacacagacagacagagcCCGGCAcaatgtgagcacagagagaggagagagaaaggcaCTGCCAAGCTCGCTCGCCcattcctcttcctccctctctgcaCAAACACTGGTGCTCCCATTGCACATGAAGACACCTGGGAAGACCTCATGGAGCTGACACAGCAGCTGTCACCGAATGCCTCTGCAGAATCCAGCCACATGTTCCAGCACGGGAGAACCCCACCAGCGTCATCCCTGCACATGGGCAccagggcaggggacagcatGTCACAGCCCCAAGGGGACAGCCCTGCCTCGGGGCTCACCTTGTCCCGCTCCTTCCGGATGCTGGCGTCCAGGCCGGAgagcttctcctgcagctgctgcaccacctcctgctcctgctgcagccgtGCCACCTCTGACTCCcgctcaccctgcagcagcGCCCTCTCCATCTCTGCCTGGGGTGACACAGCTGTGTCAGCATGGCCGCTCCAGCCCAATCTGCTACCCACTGCCCATGTGGGTGCTGCCCAGACCCTCACCTCTCGCGAtgtctcctgcagctgctgctccagctccttgACACGGCCTTTCAGCTCATCCAGGCGGCCGAACACGCAGGCTCGCTCCTCTTCCAGCCGCTGTGCCTCCTTGGCGCGTGGGCCCGCCAGCTCCTCGTGCTGCAGAGGGAGCAggtcagcacagcacagcacagaacgGCTCAGCCCGGACATCCCCATCCCCTCACCTCGTGGTGTGTGCTCTCGGTGCTGCTGCACTCTTCCTTCAGGTTCTCTTCATCCGACCTCTCCAGGCTCTCCCTCTGCCGCAGCACACCCAGCTCCTCTGCGGCAcggcccagccctgctgtgcccctTGGTGCCCGCCGGCCGGCATCCGTATGaccaggcagcagctcagagccGTCTGTCTTGGTGTACTCAGCACAGAGGTTCAGGATGGTCTCCAGGCGCTGCCGCTCCTGCAGGGAGGTTTGGTCAGAGCAGACCTGCAGCAACCCATCCCAGTGCCCACAAACGTCCCTCACCAGCACGGCtgcctgcattgctgcagggcacagggatCACTGCTGTGCCCAGGGAGGGGACGCAGTGCCCATCTGGCAGCAGGGCACATACACACAGACCACAGCGTGACGTGCCAGGACCAACATCCCCACATTGAGGAAGGAAAACTGTTTCTTGGGGAACgttggctgccagcagctcaccacagccacagcagcaggacTTGGGGCACTTCCCTGtttcccagcagcatccctgtgtGTCACCCTGCCCTGCGTGTCCCACTCCCACGCACCCCAGATCATCACCACCTCCACACACTGGAAGCGCTTCCTCCAGCTCTGGGCACATCGCCCGTGTCTGGAAGGTCCCAGCTGCCCTGATGGATTTCCAGCACTCTGCACACCGGGGGCTGCGCTGCTCCATGCCCCAGTCCAGTGCACTCAaccagccctgggcagcagtcAGAGCATCGGCCTGCAGTGCATGTGGCATGCCCAGGGCTGGAGACAGACTAATTACATACAGCAGCCCCGGCTGAACGCCGCGCTGCCTCTGTAAGGGGCTATTTGTAGGTGGTGATTCAGGCTGTCTGCCTGCCGTGACTCAGGACTGAGTAAACAGGGCTTCTGCTGCCCGTGCCACAACATGGGGATGGGCAGAGGGCAGGAAGCACCCAGCAGGGTTCTGGATGGCACCTGGGGAGGTGAACACAGCCAGGGCATCTGCAGGGCATCTCTAATCCTCAAGGGTGCGGGCTGTGCCAAACCATCAGCCCAGGGCCCTCCCTGGGGAAACACAGGCGGTACCCCACACCAGCCTTGGGCAGCACTGGGTGCAATGCCGGTGGGGACACACACGTatctcctgcactgcacagcccaaCTGGGTGAGCAAGGGCcaagctgtgctgccctggcCCCAAAGAACACTCCCCTGGCCCAGCTGCCCCCACAGTccctggctgctcccagcaatccactgggcagcagggagagacaGATGCACAGGGCAAGCCCCACCCAGGCAGCTGCTCGCTCTATAAAAACTCTATCCCCGTCCCTAAATATAGAGATGCAATGCCCACAGAGCCTCCCAGCAGTCGGCAGCCGGGAACAGCATCTGCACACCACGCACAGGCAGCCACCGTGTCCCTGCTGAGACGCAGCCCTGGCAAGGCACGCCTCACTTTGCAAACCCAGGGGCACTAAAAATTACACATCCACAACCGAAGGCAGCCGTAAGCATCAGAACAGCACTGCCCCAGGCTGAGCCTGCAGATTTCCCTGGCTGCTGCAAGCAGAGGGGCTTGGTGCGAGGCAGCAGTTCCCCGCACACCAGGGGCACCAACTGCCACTCCAGGCCATAATCTCTCCGGATAAGCTCGAGCCTAGGAGCCTGTTCACATCATTCACAAGCTGCCGTCAGCAAAATCCCCGAGAGAAAAGGCctacattttgaaaacaacagaagctCAAAGCCATTTGCAAAGAGGCCACCTCGCACTCGCCGGGGCTGCCCCCGGCCCCTCCAAGCCTCGGCTCCAGCTGCCAAATCCGGGTCAGGACCCcctcccacagccagcagcccccCGCGCCCCTCGGCTCACCAGGCgctccatctcctgctcccGCATCCGCTCCTCGCGCTGCCGCCGGTGGTACTCCAGCAGATCGTCCTCGTTGTCGCTGATCTCGGTGATGCTGTTCTTACGCTCCCGCACGCCCGCCGGCAGCCGCACGTCCCCCGACAGCTTCCTCTGGGCGCGGGGGCTCTGCCGGGGCGAAGGCACGGCCAGGGAGCCCAGGCTGTGTGCGGGGCTGAGGCAGGAGCTGAAGCTGGGCCGGCGTGCGGACGGCTCCGTTGACAGCGGGGACGAGGGGCTCCcggccctgctgctcctcccgCCCGCGGGGCTCGGCTCCTCGTGGCCCTTGCGCCTGGTTCGGGGGCTTCCAGGAACCTCCCTGCCCAGCCGGGGCTGAGGGGACGGGGCATCCGGGGCCGCCCGGGGGCTGGCGGCTCGGCGCGATAAGGACGGGCTGAGGGGCGGCAGCTCCCGCATGCTCTCCACGTTCCTCCGGGCCGCCCGCGGGCTCTCGGGGGGCTGCAGCCCACGGCCACTCTGGCTGCCGTGCGCCGGTCCCACGGCGTCCGGGAGAAGCCTGGGTGCGGGCTGACGGCCGGGAGCGGGAGGGTCCCTCGGCTCTCGGAAGGGGCTGGGCGGCcgctcctgcagggctgcccgAACCCGCGGCACCGAGGAGCCCAATGTCCGGGGGGCTGCCCGGGGGCTGCCGGGCGGCTGGGAACGAGGACTGCCCGCCCTGTGCTCTTGGAGGGGGTGCGGGACCGCCGGGCTGTCCAGGGCACCCCGCCAGGCGCGGGGGCTCTCCGCCGACCGAGTGTCATTGGGGCCCCCGTAGGGTGGCGGTGGTGGGCGCTGCGGGGGGGGCTGCACGGCGTGGTTGTAGCTGGAGGAGCGGAGCGGCACGACGGGGGGCACGGCCGGgccctgctcctggctgctgggcGAGTGGCTCGTGTAGCCGCCGCTGCTGGCGGGCGAGGAGAGCGGGGAGAAGGGCGGCGAGGCGTTCTCGTAGCTGGAGCCCCCCGAGGCGGCACCGGGGCTCAGCGGAGGGGACAGGAGGCAGCGCCCACCTCCGTTCACCATGGCGCAGAGCGGGGACTGGCCGCGGGACGGCGGCTTCTTGCTGGGGGACGCCGGATCCTCCAGCACCAGCGAGTCCATGATGTCCTGCAAGTCCTTCTCGATGGAGCTCACCAGGGAGTTGTGGCTGGGCTCCCGTGCCGGCAGCTGGCGGCTGCCATTCACCAGGGCTTCGGGCTCTGCGGGCAGACGTGGGAGGGAGGGAGTCAGAGTGGGCAGGGGCACcgtgctgccctgctcctgcagcttctgagcagcgcagctctgcaggcagcccctCACCCAGCCCAGCTCCGCTCCACTCTGCCTTGCAGGGCTTGCAGAGAGCACACTGATGGGGCAGGAGATTGAGGCTGGCACCCAGCTGGCAGACCAAAGCTCAGTTCACTTCCATTAAACTCTCCCTCCCCACAGTGCAAGGCTCCTGCCTGCAAAATCATACTGTGCACAGCCAGCCAGGAGGGCACAGGCATGCTGGCATGCAGCCTCCCTGCCTGATCCCGGCCCGAGGCCGTGGTGTGTCTGGACACAGCTCTGCGTGCCACCGATGTGCCTGTCACTCAAAGGACATGCTAATAACAGCAGTGGCTGCTCCTGAACAGTGTCACCACACTGGCATGGGGCAGCACCACATCGGTAGATCTTGAGCtgccacagcaaaacaaataggCAGCAGCAAACACCAGCATGAGGCCTGACACTGACCTGACCCCTGCTTCATGCGCACCAGGAGTGCATCCCTGCTGAGAGAGACACCATCAGTCCCACGGCCCAGGTGGgacccagagcagcaggcatCATCTCTGCACACGCAGTCCTGCCTGATATCACAGGTACAGAGATACAACCAGGGAccagaagggcagcagctgtgggcagctgcAGGTTGCTCAGGGGACACAGCACCTCCTCAGGTTCTTACTCCCCGTTCCCAGCTGTAGGACCTGATGTTTTCCCAGCCCTCAGCACTGTGCACATGGCACAAATCACACCATGAGTTCACAGCATCCTGCCCTGGTGATAATAAGCAGGGTGCAGCTGCACAGACCCAACAAGCACCAGTGTCTGGTGACTTCCAGTACCCACAGCATCCTGTGCCTGGCACCAGCTGCCACTGGGAAAGGGCAGGGGCTGTCCCAGCACCAAGCAGGTCCCTGCCACCTCCTCAGTGGGGAGGGACTACACTGGGAGCCAGACAGCAGcaaacagtgctgctgaaagctCCAGCTGTGTCCTGCTCAGGGATGCACAGCCATGGAGACAGTGTGGGGATGGCACGTGGGAGCTGCCAGCCTGGATCAGCACAGCGCCTGTCTCATCCCCCCCCTTGGAGCCAGGCTGGAGGCAGGGACCTCATGCCTTACAGACAGACACAGCGAGATAAGCAGCTGCTTCAATTAAGTGCTGCAGCCAGGGAAACGGCCTTCACAGCCTCCTTGTAGCCAGCCCTACATGTAAACAGCAGCTCTCAGGCAGCAGGGGGGCCTGCATGCACCCAGCAGCCCTACACTCCTGGGCTGAGCAAGGACTGAGAGCTCTGTCCCAgtagcagcacagcccccagaCCCACACACAACAGGGGGCTTGGGTTGGGCAGAAACCTGTTACACTCTTCCCAGGCACCATTAATAATTAACAGACATCAGCACAGCCACCAGGCTGAGTCATCAGCCAATGAAGGCACCACAGAGCATCCATGAATGGGCATCACAGGAATCCAGATCCCACTGTTATGACCTTGCACAGCACTATGCTCCCACCCGTACCCAGGAGAACTCCAAACAAGGAGACTCCTAacatccccacagccccaccagGATGAAGAAGGGCCACCTACTTGCTGGCAGTCCATAAAGAGCCGCGGggctccttcctcctgctgggATCATGCTCTTCATCCACTTGGCTTCAGCGGGGTGGTTGAAGCGGAGGAAGGTCGCCTGGCCCAGGCAGATGGTGCACCCTGGGGAGAGAGGGGGTTCAGCAccggggtggggggggcacgGCTGGAATCCAGGTCACTGCCCGCCATCCCCACAGCCGGGTGCATCCCGCACAGCTGGGGCCAcgcacagagcagggctggcagcactCCAGTGCCGCCGCCAGCTGCAGACAAGACAGCTCCTGTCCGCTGTaggaaaatgctgcttcttgGCCCAAACCCGGAGCCTTCGCAGGGAAGGCTGCCGATTCGCCATCAGGGAGGAATGTAGGGACGGGAGCCAGGCTGCGCCAGCCCcagggaacagcagcagaggctgcagatggTCCCTGCTGAGCGCAGGCGGCTCAGACGCTGCGTGTCGCTCCCTGCACGGCTGCACGCTGGGGGACCGGCAGGGCAGTAGGGCCGAGTGGCACAGGGAGGGCAGCAGCCCCACTGAGAGCTGCATTCACCGCTCCGCCACCACCTGGATGCAGCTCAATGTGCAGCAGAGGAAAGTGCTGCCCGCACCCGCCCTGCAAGGGCTGTAAAAGGCGACTCTTCACACACACCGGTGTGTGAAGACAATAGCATCCGGAAGCCACGGTGCCAAAGTCCCACATGTGCAGTAAGcgcagggagctgggagcaggcagcacacagccagccgCCTTCCCCACggggctgctgccagccagcACCACGCCGGCGGTGCGAGGCTCCTGCCTGGCAGCCGTGTTGCCGACACACCCCACTTTGAAGCGCCTCCAGGGCCCCAGGGAGAGGCTCACTGCTCGCTGTCAGCTGAAAATCCCTTGCTGGAAGGGATGCATTTTttggagcagctgagctggcagCGTGCAACCCAAGTGCAGCCCcagcctcagccccagcagagcaggtggGTCCGGatggagggagctgggctgggaaaTCCCCAGGCAGGCAGCGGGGAGTGGGGGAGCGTGTACAGAGATCACCCTATGCCAGCTATGGTGGAGCAGAAATAACAGGAGAGCACGTGCTGACTCCAGGTCCCACCAGGGAGCTGGCAAAGAGCAGCCCTGTGTGACACCAACACACAGATCAGCTCCAGTCAACACAGATTGCACCAGGTTAAGAGAAGTTCTGCACGTGTTGGGTTCAGCTGGCAAAGCCTCTCAGCACACCAATGCGTCCCCGTGCAGATGGGTCTAACTGACCCATGCTTTTCCAGGAGCTGCTCTTCCCAGAGCAGTGGCCACCAACCTCCTGCTCCGCgaccccactgtgcccatcccgaaggagctgtgtgtgctgttcAGAAAGTGTGGACACGGGGATGTCAACAGCACCCGCACCCATCGCCCATCGGGTCCTTTTCTCCTCCACTCACGCGGCTCTCATTGTTCCCTTGGGTGACCCGCTGCAGCACGCGGTCCCCCCGAAGCACCCAGCCGCCTTCTGCGGGGGGTACGAGGGAAGATGCGAGGAACATCTtcactctgcagcagcagcgggGCCGAACGGCCCCCGCCCGGCTCCGGGGGGCTCCGCACCGGCCGAGCTCCGCCGCCAGCCGCCCCTCCCCGCCCGGCAGTGCGGGATCCCCCCCGGCCCGCGGCTCCCAGGCCTTTGTGCGGCTTCCCCGCCCCGGGAGCGCCTCGGATAAATCACCGTCGCTAATGAGAGGCTGTCAAAGGAGCGCAGGATCCGGATTTCTAACTCCGGCGCAACCCGACACCGCGGGCGATGAATGAAATGGCGGATGGAGAAAGTCTGAAAGCAGCCACCGCTGTCGGAGGGGCCGGGCTGCCCGGAGCCGACCCCCGCCCGGAGCCCCCGCCCCGGCTGCCCGCGGAGGCGCGGCGCCCGAAGCCCGACCCGGTGACAGCTCGGCATCGCCCTCTCCCCACGGCCCGGGCCCGACAGACCGATGCAGACAGATGGAGGACGATAAACGAGCGAGACGGCGCTGGCCGCGAGGCGACGGGCGGCAGCTCCGCGGGGCGCCGGCAGCCCGGGGCCGCCAAACAAAGCCCAGAACCGGCGCTGTTCCCTCCGCCCCTCCCGGCGCCCTCCTCGCTGCGCCCCCCGCCCCTCCGGGCACGGATACGCGTGGCCGTCCCCCCCcaccgccgcgccgcgccgcgccgcacTCACCGAGCCCGAGCCGCCCGCTGGCCGCAGCCGCCGCCCGGGCAGCGGGAGCCGCGCACCGGACCGCCCCGGGGAGGAGCCGCACGGGCGGGGCGGCTCCGCGGGG from the Lagopus muta isolate bLagMut1 chromosome 22, bLagMut1 primary, whole genome shotgun sequence genome contains:
- the PHLDB1 gene encoding pleckstrin homology-like domain family B member 1 isoform X7, with the protein product MLGSVAPLPMSSGRQPRQHVGAVGTLRQRLPLSARTRTGWQPVPDITRHLRANTMEAPSRTTTSPTRRVQTIIQNSPLDLIDTGKGLKVQTEKPHLVSLGSGRLSTAITLLPLEEGRTTIGTAAKDIVLQGPGLAPEHCYIENVRGTLTLHPCNNACTIDGVMIQRPTRLTQGCTICLGQATFLRFNHPAEAKWMKSMIPAGGRSPAALYGLPAKPEALVNGSRQLPAREPSHNSLVSSIEKDLQDIMDSLVLEDPASPSKKPPSRGQSPLCAMVNGGGRCLLSPPLSPGAASGGSSYENASPPFSPLSSPASSGGYTSHSPSSQEQGPAVPPVVPLRSSSYNHAVQPPPQRPPPPPYGGPNDTRSAESPRAWRGALDSPAVPHPLQEHRAGSPRSQPPGSPRAAPRTLGSSVPRVRAALQERPPSPFREPRDPPAPGRQPAPRLLPDAVGPAHGSQSGRGLQPPESPRAARRNVESMRELPPLSPSLSRRAASPRAAPDAPSPQPRLGREVPGSPRTRRKGHEEPSPAGGRSSRAGSPSSPLSTEPSARRPSFSSCLSPAHSLGSLAVPSPRQSPRAQRKLSGDVRLPAGVRERKNSITEISDNEDDLLEYHRRQREERMREQEMERLERQRLETILNLCAEYTKTDGSELLPGHTDAGRRAPRGTAGLGRAAEELGVLRQRESLERSDEENLKEECSSTESTHHEHEELAGPRAKEAQRLEEERACVFGRLDELKGRVKELEQQLQETSREAEMERALLQGERESEVARLQQEQEVVQQLQEKLSGLDASIRKERDKERAKIDAERKELEKLRALYNESKSHLDNCPESMREQLREQMRREAEALETETKLFEDLEFQQLERESRLEEERETRSQQLLQSRAEYHRSIARRKERVAALDAQAAQIRLQSAQEAERLAQERNDVLRLLQKEKEKLASLERRYQLVTGGRSFPKMSSALKEETLHISEPYELLEGTKPLSPPLGAAASLASPSAHSYPKMQEEYMRLSDVFRFYSNAYGSSLDTKASAAAPAAAQHSFLLAVPPAANEVYRAKMEGDTGALTPRMKSGTPSSSQLNISVLGRSPSPKGPLHAPSHAGSLPRNLAATLQDIETKRQLALQQKADPLPAEPLQPGDVPGQQVIEEQKRRLAELKQKAAAEAQSQWEALHGQPPFPQSYPPLMHHSILHHHHAHGAGPRAEELDHAYDTLSLESSDSMETSISTGNNSACSPDNMSSASGMDAGKIEEMEKMLKEAHAEKSRLMETREREMELRRQALEDERRRREQLERRLQDETARRQKLVEKEVKLREKHFSQARPLTRYLPIRKEDFDLRLHIESSGHSVDTCYHVILTEKMCKGYLVKMGGKIKSWKKRWFVFDRMKRTVSYYVDKHETKLKGVIYFQAIEEVYYDHLRSAAKSPNPALTFCVKTHDRLYFMVAPSAEAMRIWMDVIVTGAEGYTQFMN
- the PHLDB1 gene encoding pleckstrin homology-like domain family B member 1 isoform X12; the encoded protein is MKSMIPAGGRSPAALYGLPAKPEALVNGSRQLPAREPSHNSLVSSIEKDLQDIMDSLVLEDPASPSKKPPSRGQSPLCAMVNGGGRCLLSPPLSPGAASGGSSYENASPPFSPLSSPASSGGYTSHSPSSQEQGPAVPPVVPLRSSSYNHAVQPPPQRPPPPPYGGPNDTRSAESPRAWRGALDSPAVPHPLQEHRAGSPRSQPPGSPRAAPRTLGSSVPRVRAALQERPPSPFREPRDPPAPGRQPAPRLLPDAVGPAHGSQSGRGLQPPESPRAARRNVESMRELPPLSPSLSRRAASPRAAPDAPSPQPRLGREVPGSPRTRRKGHEEPSPAGGRSSRAGSPSSPLSTEPSARRPSFSSCLSPAHSLGSLAVPSPRQSPRAQRKLSGDVRLPAGVRERKNSITEISDNEDDLLEYHRRQREERMREQEMERLERQRLETILNLCAEYTKTDGSELLPGHTDAGRRAPRGTAGLGRAAEELGVLRQRESLERSDEENLKEECSSTESTHHEHEELAGPRAKEAQRLEEERACVFGRLDELKGRVKELEQQLQETSREAEMERALLQGERESEVARLQQEQEVVQQLQEKLSGLDASIRKERDKERAKIDAERKELEKLRALYNESKSHLDNCPESMREQLREQMRREAEALETETKLFEDLEFQQLERESRLEEERETRSQQLLQSRAEYHRSIARRKERVAALDAQAAQIRLQSAQEAERLAQERNDVLRLLQKEKEKLASLERRYQLVTGGRSFPKMSSALKEETLHISEPYELLEGTKPLSPPLGAAASLASPSAHSYPKMQEYVTIEQLSGILGSVSAPAGSPLGRAPPASSSSGCTPLPPSLPALSSPSISAEMEKQLPGGPLWLPALDLEKWYQEVMAGFETSSPVSPPSSPPPLPAKAYSSQKPLQVYRAKMEGDTGALTPRMKSGTPSSSQLNISVLGRSPSPKGPLHAPSHAGSLPRNLAATLQDIETKRQLALQQKADPLPAEPLQPGDVPGQQVIEEQKRRLAELKQKAAAEAQSQWEALHGQPPFPQSYPPLMHHSILHHHHAHGAGPRAEELDHAYDTLSLESSDSMETSISTGNNSACSPDNMSSASGMDAGKIEEMEKMLKEAHAEKSRLMETREREMELRRQALEDERRRREQLERRLQDETARRQKLVEKEVKLREKHFSQARPLTRYLPIRKEDFDLRLHIESSGHSVDTCYHVILTEKMCKGYLVKMGGKIKSWKKRWFVFDRMKRTVSYYVDKHETKLKGVIYFQAIEEVYYDHLRSAAKSPNPALTFCVKTHDRLYFMVAPSAEAMRIWMDVIVTGAEGYTQFMN